From a region of the Halolamina sp. CBA1230 genome:
- a CDS encoding class I SAM-dependent methyltransferase, giving the protein MREFTPEYLDHTRRGMWESTAALAPLDLADRERVLDVGCGTGELAGVLAAETPGEVVGVDADTELLAVARERTGLPVLAGDATRLPVRDGAADLVVCQALLINLPDPTAAVREFARVSSDLVAAIEPNNAAVEVSSTVDAEERLEREVREAYLAGVDTDVAMGERVRDLFESAGIELVDRRTYRHEKLVEPPYSEPAMESAARKASGAGIAEHERELRNAGADYDELRAAWREMGREVVEEMGAEAYRRREVVPFEVTVGRV; this is encoded by the coding sequence GTGCGGGAGTTCACCCCGGAGTATCTCGACCACACGCGCCGTGGGATGTGGGAGTCGACGGCGGCGCTGGCGCCGCTGGATCTCGCGGACCGCGAGCGCGTGCTCGACGTCGGCTGCGGGACGGGCGAACTCGCCGGCGTGCTCGCCGCCGAGACGCCCGGCGAGGTGGTCGGCGTCGACGCCGACACGGAGCTGCTGGCGGTCGCCCGCGAGCGGACGGGCCTCCCGGTGCTCGCCGGCGACGCGACTCGGCTGCCGGTCCGCGACGGCGCGGCGGACCTGGTGGTCTGTCAGGCGCTGCTGATCAACCTCCCCGACCCCACCGCGGCGGTCCGGGAGTTCGCCCGCGTTTCCTCGGATCTCGTAGCCGCCATCGAACCGAACAACGCGGCGGTGGAGGTGTCCTCGACGGTCGACGCCGAGGAGCGACTGGAGCGGGAGGTCCGCGAGGCGTACCTCGCGGGCGTCGACACCGACGTGGCGATGGGTGAGCGCGTGCGCGACCTGTTTGAGAGCGCCGGGATCGAGCTGGTGGATCGGCGCACGTACCGCCACGAGAAACTGGTCGAACCCCCCTACAGCGAGCCGGCGATGGAGAGCGCGGCGCGGAAGGCCAGCGGCGCGGGGATCGCGGAACACGAGCGGGAACTGCGTAACGCCGGCGCGGACTACGACGAGCTCCGGGCGGCGTGGCGCGAGATGGGGCGTGAGGTGGTGGAGGAGATGGGCGCGGAGGCGTATCGGCGGCGCGAGGTCGTGCCGTTCGAGGTTACGGTGGGGCGAGTTTGA
- a CDS encoding TIGR00269 family protein, giving the protein MDCDRCGSEAVMHAAYSGAHLCEEHFTRSVEKRVRRRIREDSLISREATPEAPETWVIGLSGGKDSVVLTEILADTFGEDRRVELVALSIHEGIEGYRDESLAASEELTEDLGIEHEVVGYEEEFGVRMDDVVEDDPENMAPCAYCGVFRRDLLEEYADELGADKLLTGHNLDDEAQTALMNFLEGDVKQVAKHFDASIGGFDDREESDAFVPRAKPLRDIPEKEVALYAHVNDLPAHITECPHASEAYRGEIQELLLELEEDHPGTRHSIMSGYEELAELAAEAYGGDEDDELGECEECGSTTSADVCRKCRLLASMGAV; this is encoded by the coding sequence ATGGACTGTGACCGGTGTGGGTCGGAGGCGGTCATGCACGCCGCCTACTCCGGGGCCCACCTCTGTGAGGAGCACTTCACGCGATCGGTGGAGAAGCGGGTGCGCCGCCGAATCCGCGAGGACAGCCTGATCTCCCGCGAGGCGACGCCAGAGGCGCCGGAGACGTGGGTGATCGGCCTCTCGGGCGGGAAGGACTCGGTCGTGCTCACGGAGATCCTCGCGGATACGTTCGGCGAGGACCGCCGCGTAGAGCTGGTGGCGCTGTCGATCCACGAGGGGATCGAGGGGTACCGCGACGAGTCGCTGGCCGCCAGCGAGGAGCTGACCGAGGATCTGGGGATCGAACACGAGGTCGTCGGCTACGAGGAGGAGTTCGGCGTCCGCATGGACGACGTGGTCGAGGACGACCCCGAGAACATGGCGCCCTGTGCGTACTGCGGCGTGTTCCGCCGGGACCTGCTGGAGGAGTACGCCGACGAGTTGGGCGCCGACAAGCTGCTGACAGGCCATAACCTCGACGACGAGGCCCAGACGGCGCTGATGAACTTCCTCGAGGGCGACGTGAAGCAGGTCGCCAAACATTTCGACGCCTCCATCGGCGGGTTCGACGACCGCGAGGAGAGCGACGCGTTCGTCCCCCGGGCGAAGCCGCTGCGGGATATCCCGGAGAAGGAGGTGGCGCTGTACGCCCACGTGAACGACCTGCCGGCGCACATCACCGAGTGCCCCCACGCCAGCGAGGCGTACCGCGGGGAGATCCAGGAGCTGCTGCTCGAACTGGAGGAGGACCACCCCGGGACGCGGCACTCGATCATGTCCGGCTACGAGGAGCTGGCGGAGCTGGCCGCCGAGGCGTACGGCGGCGACGAGGACGATGAGTTGGGCGAGTGCGAGGAGTGCGGGTCGACGACGTCTGCGGATGTGTGTCGGAAATGTCGGCTGCTGGCGTCGATGGGGGCCGTGTAG
- a CDS encoding NEW3 domain-containing protein: protein MRPLLLVALLSLVVAPAAVAAPAGASAPATQTDTTLSGTVSYLNGSAVADATVIVGSGDRLGNATEDELREIATDPPDDVVTATTNASGGYNVTVPGEIDAEVVVAVSEDGASRPRNYVAGEMDLTVRTTERLTFEPGEITAEPGERVRVPFTLNNTGDQAVEGLSLSLTLPNGWNHVSATSETGTYHQSNRTFTWDSVPPGESVEAEFRIFVGLDAINDSARTYELAVFADSRTHPIGAPAAELTVRYPTERTDAEIPGFGPTSAIAAIAALAGAAALARRD from the coding sequence ATGCGACCGCTCCTCCTCGTCGCGCTGCTCTCGCTGGTCGTCGCGCCCGCGGCAGTCGCGGCCCCCGCCGGGGCGTCGGCGCCCGCGACCCAGACCGACACCACGCTTTCGGGCACCGTCAGCTACCTGAACGGCAGCGCCGTCGCGGACGCGACGGTGATCGTCGGCAGCGGGGATCGCCTCGGGAACGCGACCGAGGACGAACTCCGCGAGATCGCGACCGACCCGCCCGACGACGTGGTGACGGCGACGACGAACGCCTCCGGTGGCTACAACGTGACCGTCCCGGGCGAGATCGACGCCGAGGTCGTCGTCGCCGTCTCCGAAGACGGCGCGAGCCGTCCCCGGAACTACGTCGCCGGCGAGATGGATCTCACCGTCCGCACGACCGAGCGGCTCACCTTCGAGCCGGGCGAGATCACCGCCGAACCCGGCGAGCGCGTCCGCGTCCCGTTCACGCTGAACAACACCGGCGACCAGGCGGTCGAGGGGCTCTCGCTCTCGCTGACGCTGCCCAACGGCTGGAACCACGTCTCCGCGACCTCCGAGACCGGCACGTACCACCAGAGCAACCGGACGTTCACGTGGGATAGCGTCCCCCCCGGCGAGAGCGTCGAGGCGGAGTTCCGGATCTTCGTCGGCCTGGACGCGATCAACGACTCGGCACGGACGTACGAGCTCGCGGTGTTCGCCGACAGCCGGACCCACCCGATCGGGGCGCCGGCGGCGGAGCTGACCGTCCGCTACCCGACCGAGCGAACCGACGCGGAGATCCCCGGCTTCGGCCCGACGAGCGCGATCGCGGCGATCGCCGCACTCGCCGGCGCGGCCGCGCTCGCCCGGCGGGACTGA
- a CDS encoding deoxyribonuclease IV, translating into MLKIGAHVSIAGGVDNAVERQVEIDGNCGQVFTHSPQVWDHGTIEDDEAEQFREETEEMLAGPWVIHSSYLVNLCTPKEDLRAKSRDSMQQEVDAADKLDIEYVNVHLGAHTGAGVEGGIENAANVIDSLDVPDGVTVLVESDAGSGTKLGGQFEHLATVIDETDEEIGVCLDTAHMFAAGYDLSTPEAVDETVAEFDDVVGTEYLHCIHLNDSKHECGTNKDEHAHIGDGYIGDDGMRRIVNHPQWRDQPFVLETPTEDGRSFAWNVDHVRELRDEE; encoded by the coding sequence ATGCTCAAGATCGGCGCGCACGTCTCCATCGCCGGGGGCGTCGACAACGCGGTCGAGCGACAGGTCGAGATCGACGGCAACTGCGGGCAGGTGTTCACCCACTCGCCGCAGGTCTGGGACCACGGCACCATCGAGGACGACGAGGCCGAACAGTTCCGCGAGGAGACCGAGGAGATGCTCGCGGGCCCGTGGGTGATCCACTCCTCCTACCTCGTGAACCTCTGTACGCCGAAGGAGGATCTCCGGGCGAAGAGCCGCGACTCGATGCAGCAGGAGGTCGACGCCGCCGACAAACTCGACATCGAGTACGTGAACGTCCATCTCGGCGCCCACACCGGCGCGGGCGTCGAGGGGGGCATCGAGAACGCCGCGAACGTGATCGACTCACTCGATGTCCCTGACGGCGTGACAGTGCTGGTCGAGAGCGACGCGGGCAGCGGCACCAAGCTCGGCGGCCAGTTCGAGCATCTCGCGACGGTGATCGACGAGACCGACGAGGAGATCGGCGTCTGTCTCGACACCGCCCACATGTTCGCTGCGGGGTACGACCTCTCCACCCCCGAAGCCGTCGACGAGACGGTCGCGGAGTTCGACGACGTGGTCGGCACCGAGTACCTCCACTGCATCCACCTCAACGACTCCAAGCACGAGTGTGGCACCAACAAGGACGAACACGCCCACATCGGCGACGGCTACATCGGCGACGACGGCATGCGCCGGATCGTGAACCATCCGCAGTGGCGCGACCAGCCGTTCGTGCTCGAGACGCCGACCGAGGACGGCCGGAGCTTCGCGTGGAACGTCGACCACGTTCGGGAGCTTCGCGACGAGGAGTAG